In the genome of Ammoniphilus sp. CFH 90114, the window GGACAAATAGCAACTATGTCACCGAGGAGAATATTCCTGAGATGTATCGAACCTTGGAGTCTCTTCGGGGTACAGATTATGGGGCCCTAGCTAACGGAGCGAATAAATCCATAGTTCATAAAAATAACAGGAGCATATGTAATCCTTCAAAAGTTGAGGATCATCACGCCATCCTTCCCACAAGTAAGAAACCAGGTAAGCTCACGGTAGATGAACAGAAACTGTATGATATGATTGTTAGAAGATTTCTTTCTCAGTTCTATCCCCCTGCAGAATACCAAGTTCACAATGTGATCACGGAAGTTGAAGGAGAGAGGTTCAAAACTCAGGTAAAGCAGCTTTTATCGGCGGGATGGAAGGTGGTCTACCCGGAAACTCCGAAGGGAAAGAAAAAAATAGAGGTAGAGCAAGAACAAGAAGAAATGGTAGCCTCATTTCCTATTGAACCGAGCAAGCCAGCTCTGTGCCAACGTGCCGATTGTATGGAGAAAGAAACCACACCTCCAAGCCTATATACGGAGGGAACCCTACTTAAAGCCATGGAGAGCGCGGGGAAGCGCATAGAGGATGAAGAATTGCGCGACGCCATGAAAGACTCAGGGCTTGGCACCCCTGCGACCCGCGCTGCTACAATTGAACGGCTAAAAAAGGTGGGCTACATTGCGATGGAGGGTAAGAAGCTAGCCTTAACTCCTAAGGGACGCTCAACAATTGAATGGATCCGTCAAATTGGGATTGAGCTTCTTACATCACCTGAAATGACGGGACAATGGGAAAGAAGATTAAATGAAATTGCAAAGGGGCAAGCGTCAGACACTTCTTTCCTTGAGCAGGTGAAGAAGCTAACTCACCTCATCGTGGAGAAGGTTCGTAACCAACCGTTGCCAAACATCGCTACAGAGTCCATCCGGCAAACGACGGCTGCTCGCCTACCGCTGGGCACTTGTCCTCGAGCGGGATGTGGAGGGCAGATTGTGGAAGGAAATAAGGGTTATGGTTGCACTCATTATAAAACGGGCTGTACCTTTGTGATCTGGAAAAACAGCTTTGGTAAAAAGATTTCCGAAGGTATGGTAAAAACTCTAATAACCAAGGGAAAGACAGGAAAACTAAAGTTTAAGAGCAAAACTGGTCATCAGTATGAAGCTAAGCTAGTATTAAAAAGTGAAAGTACGGGAGAATTAGAATTAGAATTTATAAATAATAAGAAAGCGGAGATGTAAATATGGAGTTTGCAGTCATAAGCAGAGGCGATGAGGTCTCTGAGGCAAAGAAAGAAATAGTCACCCAGTATCTGAATGGCCAAGGCTTTAACTACAACCAAGTTTTTCCAAGGGTTGTCATCGCTATCGGCGGAGATGGGACGGTACTGCAAGCCTTTCATACATATAAGCATCGGTTAGAAAGTACAGCGTTTATTGCTTATAATACGGGGCATTTAGGTTTTTATTCAGATTGGGACAATGTAGAATCCCTCCTAGAAGCCATAGTGGATAGCAGTTTAATTACAGTAGAATATCCACTGGTTCAAGCTGAGGTGGAAGCAGATGGCCAAACCGTAACCTACCAAGCTCTTAATGACGTTACCATTAAAGGGGTTAAAGGCTCCGTTCAAATTGACGTACGATTAAACAATCATCACTTTGAGTCGTTTAAAGGGGATGGTTTATGCATATCAAGCCCTTCAGGCAGTACTGGCTATAACAAAAGCTTAGGTGGGGCGATTGTTCACCCCTCACTTGAGATCATCCAGTTAAGTGAGATGGCATCCATAAATAATCGAGTTTACCGGACCATTGGTTCCTCCCTGGTAATTCCGAAGCATCATATCCTTACGTTGTTACCAAAAGCTGACACATACATGCTCTCTGTCGATCATGAGTCGTTCCCAGTGGAATCGATTCAACAGCTTACCTGTTCGGTTGCTAAAGAGAAGATTCGTTTTCTTCGGTGTCGTTCTTTCCCTTTTTGGAATCGAGTTAAAGAGGCATTCATCTCATTAAATGACTGCGAACCAAGAGGTGGAAGATAGGTCTTCTTCGAAGATATAATGGATTCCCCCAAAAAAAGGGCTTGCGTCATGGTTCAATACATGTTATTTTATTCATTGTTGATACAGAATAGGAACCAGGATTCACTCAAGGAAATTCTCCTCGATGAAAGTGAATGGCGTAGGTCCTAGCGATATCGTTTAACTATAATATGCTAGGAGGGGGGACCGAAAGATGGAATACTCAACTTTCGGAAGACATGTTGCAATTGATACTTGGGGTGTAGACTTTGATTTATTGAACAATGCAGGACTACTTCAACATCATATGGTAGAAGCTGCTGAGGCTTGTGGTGCTACGGTGTTATCCGTACAATCCAAGCAATTTGATCCACAAGGGGCTACAGTTCTGGTTCTTTTGTCTGAGAGTCATATCTCAATTCACACTTACCCTGAGAGAGGGTTCGCTGCACTTGACTGTTATACTTGCGGTGATACTGTAGATCCTGAAGTTGCTATTGAATATTTGGTTAAGATCCTTAATCCGGAGAAGACTTACGCACGCAAGATCATCCGTGGTGTTGGTGAGATGGAAGTCGTAATACCAGATCTAGTGAAGGAATCTGTACCCGTTATAAAGTAAATGAAGAAACCCAGCCACCTTATTCTCAGGTGGCTTTTCCATTACTTACTTGCATCATATCAAGGCAATTAGTGATATATTTGAATAAATAAAAGAGGACCTCTTCAACGAATTCTTATAGAATGGGGACGTGATGGATAATGAATCACATCTTTCTAATGTCTGAAAGTCCTGAGGCTCAGCTCAAAACGAACATCGTTGCTGGTCAAGAGTGGATCGATGTACGTAAATGCCTAAATGAAGGCTGCATTGGCTGGTCAAAGAATCTGGATATGGAAGTTTGTCCATTTTGCACGGGTAAGATGGTCATAACTCAAAAGAAGACACCACAAATTCAAGCGGTTAATTCATGCAGGAACTGCTTCTACCTTGTTAAGTCAGAAAACCTTTGCATGAAGAAGCAAAAGAAGCTATCCTTCCATGCGAGCGATTATTCTGAGGATTGTTCCTCTTATAAAATGGAGCGCAAGGCGACAAAAAAGGAGCGCACAGAAAAAGAACGATTTCTTGATGAGTGGAAGAGAAAAGTGACAGCTAACCTATAATAGACAGAAGAATGTACCTAATGGATACTTTCCTACATGGTCATTCTTCTTTTTTGGGTTTTTAGAAAATTAAGCGTTTTCATTGCTTGTTTTCATGCTTTCGACTATAATAAATCTTGTCGAGTGTTTTAATGTTTTTACATCCTTATTAGGCGTTCATTAAGTATTCAATACTTAGATGAACGCCCTTTTTTGTGTGTTTAGATAACGACCCACTTTCCTTTTCCTGTATTCTTAATTAGGTTATTGTATTCTAGCGTTTTTAGATCTCTCTGAATGGTACGTGTAGTATATCCAAACTCTTCGGCCAACTCCGTCGAATGTACATCATTCCCTTTCTTTTTCAGATAGTAGTAGATGGATTTGATACGGGTTACCATTCGTTCATTTGGATTCAACTAACAACGCCTCCTTTTAGAAGTGAGAAATTCGATAAGAAATGTTCTATTCCTCAAAAAGGTAATAGATCTGGTCTTATGTTTCCTGCAAAACTTGAAGAGAAAGAGGATGGTAGCTTTTTCTGGTTTAGGAATAGTCCTTAGTCATATTTTGGATTTATTTCCTATTATTATCCTGTCCGATTCGCAAAATTTGAGACGATCTAAACAGAAGATAATAAGTATTACCTGTTGCAACGCGAAAGAACTGAAAGTTTCGTAAAGTAAATCTATTGATATATAAAGGGTACCATATAACTCTCTGAAAGTGAACTGAATATCTTTTTGAATACTTGTACTATATTATGCAGAATTTTTTTGGAAAATAACGGTACACCCTTAATTTGAGTATAACATATAGGAGTTGAATGTAATGTTAATCTTCTGTTTATTTTATCTAAGACGACTTGGTTGAGTTAAGTATAAACCACCCTCGAATTCATGTATAATATGGTCAGGTTATAGTGATAGAAGGAGTGGTTTTTCATGACAAAAGAGGAAGTGTTATTAGCATTAAAGCAAAAAGGTTTAGAAGATATTGTGGAATTAATTGAAGATGCCGAAACAGGGGATCTCGAAGAGTTGGAATTAGTGGAATCCATTGGGTTAGTACATGATCCATTGTTGAATGATGCCGTGCTTCAGTTGCTTCAAGACTTAGGGGTAGAACTAATCTTTGTAACAGACGATGAAGAGGAAGAGGAAGAGACGGATTAAAATATATAAAGGGGACGAGCTATGAGTAACTTAGATGATCTGATTATCTGTACGAATCCCACACGTCGAGATGTGAAAAAGATTTATGGCCAAGAAAGATACGCCCGTGGTGTGATATTGAAGAATGGTGATGTCATTGTTTGGAACGGAGAGGTTATGCATAGCAAGGTTATGCCTTATATGCCGGAAAGTGGCCTTCATTTCAGCATCTTTAAAGATAAACTTGAGGTTTGTTGGCAATTTGAATCATGGCAAGACGTTCAAGAACGACTAAAGCAAGCCAAGAAGTATTTTGATATCCTGGATTATCCGGAAGATGGAGAAGTTGTAATGGATACGATGTTTTACACACATACGAAGAAAAAATTCCCTGAGATTCGATATAAGGAGCTCTTCGAAGAAGGGTATGAACTAGGGCCAATAGAGGAATAAACAAAAGGAGGATGAACCCTAATTTGGGACATCCTCCTTTTCTTATGCCTTAGCTTGCTCTTGTCGAATGGCTGCTTGTGCAGCAGATACAATGCCAACGGGGACGAGATGAGGGACGCAAGATAGATAATCTAAGCCTAATTGGTGAAAGAATCGAACGGATTTCTTCTCGCTGCTTGGGACGCCACAGACGCCCACGCGTAGGTTTGGATTATTCCTTCTTCCGTTCTCTGTCCCAAAGCGTATTAATCCTCCAACACCCTCTTGGTCTAAGACAAGGAAAGGATTCTCTGGCAGTATCTTATGGTCTACGTAATAAGCAAGATACTTGCCTTCCGCATCATCACGACTAAAGCCATAGGTAGTCTGAGTCAGGTCATTACAACCGAATATGATAAAGTCGGCATATTTAACAATCTGACCTGCTGTAATGCAAGCTCGAGGAAGCTCCATGAAGCATCCAACTGGAATGTTTATCCTCTCTTTATATACTCCGAATATGTGATTGAGAGTCTCCTCCACTTGTTCCCGAACGATCTTCATTTCATTGGCATGGCTGACAAGGGGAACGATGATAAGGGGTTGAACTCGAATTCCCTCCTGTTTTAGCTCCAGTGCCGCTTCTGCTATCGCTGTCACTTGCATTTCATAAATTTCCGGGTAGGTAATCCCAATTCGGCATCCACGGTGACCGAAGGATGGATTTAGTTCATGCAAAGCTTTTACTCGGCGGAGTAACATTTCTTTCTCTTGGACTTCTTCGAAATTTTTGTGGAGCTTTGCACGCTCAATCTCAATGGATAAGGTTTCTGCACTAGGTAAAAATTCATGAAGAGGTGGGTCTAATAGACGGATAATAACGTCTTTGCCTTCCATAATACGAAACATCTCAAGAAAATCACTTTTTTGCATCGGAAGCAACTTGTCCAGTGCTTTTTTTCTCTCCCATTTATTTTGTGAAAGAATCATTTCTTGAACGGTAGGAACGCGAACAGGATCCATAAACATAAATTCCGTACGGCACAGACCGATACCTTCGGCACCTAATGATTTCGCTTGAATAGCTTCTTTAGGGGTATTCACGCTCCCTAGGACGCCCATTGTTTTCTTTCTCTTAGCCCAATAAAGAAGCGTAGTTAGTTCTTGGCTAAGTGTAGGAGCGACAAGGGGAGCTCTACCAAGGATCACTCTACCTGTCGAACCATCTAGTGTGATCGTATCCCCTGCCTTAAGTGTAATTTGACCGAAGGTCACTTCTTGCCTAGACTCATTAAGTTGCATGGATTCGCAGCCGACAATACAAGGCTTGCTCATGTCGCGAGCTACAACGGCAGCATGGCTGGTCATTCCACCGTGGCTGGTTAAGATACCAACACTCGCCACCATCCCATGAATGTCGTCTGGACTAGTTTCCCTTCGCACCAAGATAACCTCGTGCCCTGTGCGCTGGAGACGCTCAGCTTCTTCTGAATCAAACACGATAATACCAGCAGCTGCACCTGGACTTGCGGGTAGGCCATGGGCTAAAACTTCCACTTCGACATCCATGTCCAATGTTTCGTGAAGCAGAGGAATAAGAGAATGTGGTTCAATACGCAAGAGAGCCTCCTCTTGGGTAATGAACTCCTCTTGAGCCATGTCGACAGCAATTTTTATGCTTGCTTGTGGAGTGACTTTGGCATTACGAGTCTGGAGTAAAAAAAGTTTACCTTGTTCGATGGTAAATTCAATATCCTGTACCGCTCGGTAGTGGGTTTCTAAATTGCGTGCTAACATTTTAAATTGGTGGTATGCTTCTGGAATATAACGTTTTAATTCAGACAGAGGTTCTGGAGTGCGAATCCCAGCAACAACATCTTCGCCTTGAGCATTGAGCAAGAACTCACCGAATATTTCGTTCTCACCATGATTGGGGTTACGTGTAAAGGCAACGCCAGTACCAGAGTCGTCTCCCATATTACCGAAGACCATAGATTGAATATTTACAGCGGTTCCATAGTCCTTCTCGATCCGGTTAATTCTTCTGTACAGTACCGCTCTTTGATTGTTCCAAGATTCAAAAACCGCACCTATTGCTAACATAAGCTGAATCTTAGGGTCTTGTGGAAACTCATCTTTGATTTCCTTTTTTATAATCTTTTTATATATTCGAACTAGCTCATAAAGATGAGCAGCAGAAAGATCTGCATCTCTTTTTACTTTGGCTTTCGCTTTCAACTGTTCAAGTTCTATTTCAAATTGATAATGATCGATTTGTAATACGATATCACTGAACATTTGAATAAAGCGGCGATAGGAATCAAAAGCAAAACGGGGATTACCTGTTTTTTGGGCAAGGCCCTCAACGGTAGTGTCATTCAAGCCTAAGTTTAAAATGGTATCCATCATACCAGGCATGGAGATGGGGGAACCCGATCGAACAGAGACAAGAAGGGGATCTTTAGCATGTCCAAATTCCTTGCCAGTTATTTCTTCTATTTTAATCAATGCTTCATCCATTTGTTTTTCAATAAGAGAGTTGATCTTTTTTCCATCCTTATAGTACATGCGGCAAGCTTCAGTTGTTACAGTAAAGCCAAAAGGGACTGGAAGTCCTAAACCATACATCTCAGCCAAATTGGCTCCTTTTCTGCCTAAGAGGTCACTCATGCTTGCATTTCCCTCGGAGAATAGGTACACATGCTTGTCATTCATTTGAATGTTTTCCCCCTGATTTGTTGTGTTTTGCTATTGTAGTTATTATAGTAAAAACTTGTAGGATTTGTAAGGTGCATGAGTATAAACATATGAAAAAAGCCGTGGTCTTGGCTCCCAGGGCTCTTTCGTTATTTACCTTAGATGATTTTTTCTCATGTTCTTGAACATAAGATAGCGTGGGCTGTTATCTTCATCCGTCTCATGATCAATGATAAGATAATGATTTCGTTGATAAAAACGCACAGCTTGAATATTTATGCTGCTTGCATGAAGAAAAGAGGATATAGCTCCTAATTCCTTCCCCATTTCTTCATAGTGGTTTAATAACAAATGACCGTATCCTTGTCCTCTATACTTCTCTTCAACAAACATCTGCATGAGGTAGGCCGTGGATTCATTTTTCTGAAATAAATAAAACCCCATTAAACTCCCATTAGAATCGTATAGGAGATTAGAATGACAATCTTGCTTCTTCGTACCATCTACATACCATTGCGTAATATTTTGGTAAAACTGATCATCAAAGTTCATCTTCTTAAAGTTAAGGGAGTATAGCTCTTTTTGATGATAGAGAATGTTTGGAAGATGTTGGATTGAGTACTTTTCCCACTTATAGGGGGAGTAATGTGACGGAATCATAAGTCGTTCCTCCGAAAGTTTTTACTCGCTCTTAGAATTAGACTCTATGTCTAGGGATTTAAAGCGTGTGAGAATTTTGCGAGTTCGATCCGTTCGCTCCTTCGGATCGGGAGAAAGTGGATACTTTTTCATTAATCCGTTCTTCGATGTATCTGGACGGTGAGGTTC includes:
- a CDS encoding type IA DNA topoisomerase, whose amino-acid sequence is MKTLVIAEKPSMGRTIAAVMEPRGKNNKTYIEGQDYIITWAIGHLVELAQPEKYDAKFKRWNLNDLPIIPQSFKLVPNFKTRDQLKTIAELSKRCQTLINACDAGREGQLIFYFIQRHLGLKQPVKRLWISDLTPETIRRGFMQLKDETEYANLTKAAKSRSEADWLVGMNGSRAFTTQVKALVSVGRVQTPVLALIYDRQKEMEEFKKANYYEIVAHFRQDDFEYKGKWQGERILDRKFAETIVEKVNLKRGRIAQYEQKETKEYPFKLYDLTLLQREANAKLHFSAKKTLDLAQALYEKHKLISYPRTNSNYVTEENIPEMYRTLESLRGTDYGALANGANKSIVHKNNRSICNPSKVEDHHAILPTSKKPGKLTVDEQKLYDMIVRRFLSQFYPPAEYQVHNVITEVEGERFKTQVKQLLSAGWKVVYPETPKGKKKIEVEQEQEEMVASFPIEPSKPALCQRADCMEKETTPPSLYTEGTLLKAMESAGKRIEDEELRDAMKDSGLGTPATRAATIERLKKVGYIAMEGKKLALTPKGRSTIEWIRQIGIELLTSPEMTGQWERRLNEIAKGQASDTSFLEQVKKLTHLIVEKVRNQPLPNIATESIRQTTAARLPLGTCPRAGCGGQIVEGNKGYGCTHYKTGCTFVIWKNSFGKKISEGMVKTLITKGKTGKLKFKSKTGHQYEAKLVLKSESTGELELEFINNKKAEM
- a CDS encoding NAD kinase, coding for MEFAVISRGDEVSEAKKEIVTQYLNGQGFNYNQVFPRVVIAIGGDGTVLQAFHTYKHRLESTAFIAYNTGHLGFYSDWDNVESLLEAIVDSSLITVEYPLVQAEVEADGQTVTYQALNDVTIKGVKGSVQIDVRLNNHHFESFKGDGLCISSPSGSTGYNKSLGGAIVHPSLEIIQLSEMASINNRVYRTIGSSLVIPKHHILTLLPKADTYMLSVDHESFPVESIQQLTCSVAKEKIRFLRCRSFPFWNRVKEAFISLNDCEPRGGR
- the speD gene encoding adenosylmethionine decarboxylase, translating into MEYSTFGRHVAIDTWGVDFDLLNNAGLLQHHMVEAAEACGATVLSVQSKQFDPQGATVLVLLSESHISIHTYPERGFAALDCYTCGDTVDPEVAIEYLVKILNPEKTYARKIIRGVGEMEVVIPDLVKESVPVIK
- a CDS encoding HTH domain-containing protein, producing MNPNERMVTRIKSIYYYLKKKGNDVHSTELAEEFGYTTRTIQRDLKTLEYNNLIKNTGKGKWVVI
- the ppdK gene encoding pyruvate, phosphate dikinase codes for the protein MNDKHVYLFSEGNASMSDLLGRKGANLAEMYGLGLPVPFGFTVTTEACRMYYKDGKKINSLIEKQMDEALIKIEEITGKEFGHAKDPLLVSVRSGSPISMPGMMDTILNLGLNDTTVEGLAQKTGNPRFAFDSYRRFIQMFSDIVLQIDHYQFEIELEQLKAKAKVKRDADLSAAHLYELVRIYKKIIKKEIKDEFPQDPKIQLMLAIGAVFESWNNQRAVLYRRINRIEKDYGTAVNIQSMVFGNMGDDSGTGVAFTRNPNHGENEIFGEFLLNAQGEDVVAGIRTPEPLSELKRYIPEAYHQFKMLARNLETHYRAVQDIEFTIEQGKLFLLQTRNAKVTPQASIKIAVDMAQEEFITQEEALLRIEPHSLIPLLHETLDMDVEVEVLAHGLPASPGAAAGIIVFDSEEAERLQRTGHEVILVRRETSPDDIHGMVASVGILTSHGGMTSHAAVVARDMSKPCIVGCESMQLNESRQEVTFGQITLKAGDTITLDGSTGRVILGRAPLVAPTLSQELTTLLYWAKRKKTMGVLGSVNTPKEAIQAKSLGAEGIGLCRTEFMFMDPVRVPTVQEMILSQNKWERKKALDKLLPMQKSDFLEMFRIMEGKDVIIRLLDPPLHEFLPSAETLSIEIERAKLHKNFEEVQEKEMLLRRVKALHELNPSFGHRGCRIGITYPEIYEMQVTAIAEAALELKQEGIRVQPLIIVPLVSHANEMKIVREQVEETLNHIFGVYKERINIPVGCFMELPRACITAGQIVKYADFIIFGCNDLTQTTYGFSRDDAEGKYLAYYVDHKILPENPFLVLDQEGVGGLIRFGTENGRRNNPNLRVGVCGVPSSEKKSVRFFHQLGLDYLSCVPHLVPVGIVSAAQAAIRQEQAKA
- a CDS encoding GNAT family N-acetyltransferase, producing MIPSHYSPYKWEKYSIQHLPNILYHQKELYSLNFKKMNFDDQFYQNITQWYVDGTKKQDCHSNLLYDSNGSLMGFYLFQKNESTAYLMQMFVEEKYRGQGYGHLLLNHYEEMGKELGAISSFLHASSINIQAVRFYQRNHYLIIDHETDEDNSPRYLMFKNMRKNHLR